The following are encoded together in the Weissella soli genome:
- a CDS encoding ACP S-malonyltransferase, translated as MKIGILMSGQGAQSVGMGQDLYEQVPAYRETIDQASAVLGYDLMTEVIQNDAKLQQTRFAQPAIFAMSMGIHRALADKLGDVNSYLGLSLGEYSALTAAGAFDFEQAVALLKDRGAYMQTAGDQNPGKMVAVMHDDQGLVAEVLASLRAQGKRVYPANYNTFAQLVIGGIAADVDEAVAKLTEAGVTRMIPLPVSGAFHTPLLDQAAVSLQARLADEPIGTLQKTVYSNTTGQAFTDVKATLGEQITHPTYFAQALQGMLNDGVDVLIEFGPSNTLIKFSKKIGGKDIKRYNVSDVASYVAVLNMLKGE; from the coding sequence ATGAAAATTGGAATTTTAATGAGTGGTCAGGGTGCTCAATCAGTTGGTATGGGTCAAGATTTGTATGAACAAGTACCGGCCTATCGTGAAACAATTGATCAAGCTAGTGCAGTGCTTGGCTATGATTTAATGACCGAAGTCATTCAAAATGATGCAAAGTTGCAACAAACGCGGTTTGCGCAACCAGCCATCTTTGCCATGAGTATGGGCATTCACCGTGCGTTAGCTGACAAGCTGGGCGACGTTAATAGTTACCTAGGGTTGAGTTTGGGTGAGTATTCAGCACTGACAGCTGCGGGCGCCTTTGATTTTGAGCAAGCCGTCGCACTTTTGAAAGATCGTGGTGCATACATGCAAACTGCCGGGGACCAAAATCCAGGGAAAATGGTAGCGGTGATGCATGATGATCAGGGACTAGTCGCAGAAGTACTTGCATCTTTGCGTGCCCAAGGTAAACGTGTTTATCCGGCAAATTATAATACATTTGCCCAACTTGTCATTGGTGGTATCGCAGCCGATGTTGATGAAGCGGTTGCAAAGTTGACTGAGGCGGGTGTAACACGCATGATTCCACTACCAGTATCGGGTGCCTTCCATACACCGCTTTTGGATCAAGCAGCGGTTTCATTACAGGCACGGTTGGCCGACGAACCAATTGGTACTTTACAAAAGACGGTTTATTCAAATACAACTGGTCAGGCATTTACAGATGTGAAGGCAACTTTGGGTGAACAAATTACGCATCCTACGTATTTTGCGCAGGCTTTACAAGGCATGCTCAATGACGGGGTTGATGTTTTGATCGAATTTGGTCCAAGCAACACGTTGATTAAATTTTCAAAGAAAATTGGTGGTAAGGACATCAAACGTTACAACGTTTCTGATGTCGCCTCATATGTAGCTGTTTTGAACATGTTGAAGGGAGAATAG
- the accC gene encoding acetyl-CoA carboxylase biotin carboxylase subunit, producing MFKKVLVANRGEIAVRIIRTLREMGIKSVAVYSTADKDSLHVKLADEAIAIGGPRSKDSYLNMKNILSAALLTGSEAIHPGYGFLAENELFVEMVEAVGIKWIGPSPKVIELMGNKANARESMRQAGVPVIPGSDGFIMNPDEAKAIGDRIGYPLLIKAAAGGGGKGMRFVYTEAELVDKFADAQNEARASFGDDHMYIEKVMEHVRHIEMQVIRDQAGHVVYFPERNCSLQRNNQKVLEESPALGVTQTMRDGLGEVAKRAVEAIDYENTGTLEFLQDYDGNFYFMEMNTRIQVEHPVTEMVTGLDLIKLQIQVAAGEDLPVKQADVKVNGFSMEVRLNAEAPERNFAPSAGQIDFVFLPTGGPGIRIDSGIYQGAKVAPFYDSMIAKLLVHADSRAEVLAKMERILDEMVINGVDTNAHFQAALLQDSAVMRGEFDTQYLEKEFLPRWQKKLPLAELGGGDGFIQ from the coding sequence ATGTTTAAAAAAGTATTAGTAGCAAATCGTGGTGAAATCGCGGTCCGTATTATCCGAACATTAAGGGAAATGGGGATCAAGTCAGTGGCTGTTTATTCAACTGCTGATAAGGATAGCTTGCATGTGAAGTTAGCTGATGAAGCCATTGCGATCGGTGGACCGCGGTCAAAAGATAGTTATTTAAATATGAAGAATATCTTGAGTGCGGCATTGTTAACTGGCTCAGAAGCAATCCACCCGGGTTACGGTTTTTTGGCCGAAAACGAATTATTTGTCGAAATGGTTGAAGCCGTTGGTATCAAGTGGATTGGCCCAAGCCCTAAGGTCATCGAGTTAATGGGTAATAAAGCCAATGCGCGTGAATCGATGCGTCAGGCGGGGGTGCCGGTTATTCCGGGGTCAGACGGGTTTATTATGAATCCAGATGAAGCCAAGGCGATTGGTGATCGTATCGGGTACCCCTTGTTGATTAAAGCGGCTGCCGGTGGTGGTGGTAAAGGGATGCGTTTTGTCTACACTGAAGCTGAATTAGTTGACAAATTTGCGGATGCCCAAAATGAAGCCCGGGCGTCATTTGGGGATGATCATATGTATATCGAAAAGGTGATGGAACACGTCCGTCACATCGAGATGCAGGTAATCCGTGATCAAGCGGGACATGTGGTCTATTTTCCCGAGCGTAATTGTTCATTGCAACGTAACAACCAAAAGGTGCTTGAAGAATCACCAGCTTTGGGGGTGACGCAGACGATGCGCGATGGTCTCGGCGAAGTTGCTAAGCGAGCCGTTGAAGCAATTGATTATGAAAATACGGGAACACTAGAATTTTTGCAAGACTACGATGGTAATTTCTATTTCATGGAAATGAATACGCGAATTCAGGTTGAACATCCTGTGACTGAAATGGTAACCGGGTTAGACTTGATTAAGTTGCAGATTCAGGTCGCTGCTGGTGAAGATTTGCCGGTTAAACAAGCTGACGTGAAGGTCAACGGATTTTCAATGGAAGTGCGATTGAATGCTGAAGCGCCAGAACGTAACTTTGCTCCTTCAGCTGGTCAAATTGATTTTGTCTTTTTGCCCACTGGTGGTCCAGGTATTCGCATCGACAGTGGTATCTATCAAGGAGCCAAGGTCGCACCGTTCTACGATTCAATGATTGCTAAGTTATTAGTCCATGCTGATTCACGCGCGGAAGTTTTGGCTAAGATGGAACGGATTCTCGATGAGATGGTAATTAATGGTGTTGATACCAATGCGCACTTTCAAGCAGCCTTATTGCAGGATTCTGCAGTGATGCGGGGTGAGTTTGATACACAATACCTAGAAAAAGAATTTTTGCCACGTTGGCAAAAGAAGCTACCGTTGGCTGAGTTAGGAGGCGGAGATGGATTTATTCAATAA
- the accA gene encoding carboxyltransferase subunit alpha encodes MALFKREMTAAQVVKKSREDRFDANEIINGVFTDFFEQHGDRYYGDDEAIIGGVARLNGQPVTVIAINKGRTLDEKLTTRNGSPQPWGYRKAQRLMAQAEKFGRPVITFINTPGAFPGKTAEDLGQGEAIAKSILQSISLKVPMIAIIYGEGGSGGALALAAADKVWMFQHATYSVLSPEGFAAILWKDAKRADEAAELLGLTPKILLDKQIIDAIIPESGNHRRVFDVLRARLVAQLDELAELTPDEIVAQRRARFRAF; translated from the coding sequence ATGGCTCTATTTAAGCGTGAAATGACCGCAGCACAGGTCGTCAAAAAATCACGTGAAGACCGTTTTGATGCTAATGAGATCATTAATGGCGTTTTCACTGACTTCTTTGAACAACATGGTGATCGTTACTACGGTGATGATGAGGCGATCATTGGTGGGGTTGCCCGTTTGAACGGCCAACCGGTGACGGTCATTGCAATCAATAAGGGACGCACACTGGATGAAAAGCTAACCACACGTAATGGCTCACCACAACCTTGGGGCTATCGCAAGGCACAGCGTTTGATGGCTCAGGCGGAAAAGTTTGGTCGGCCAGTTATTACTTTTATCAACACCCCTGGTGCCTTTCCGGGTAAGACGGCTGAAGATCTTGGACAAGGTGAAGCGATTGCCAAGAGTATTTTGCAAAGTATTTCCTTAAAGGTACCCATGATTGCGATTATCTATGGTGAAGGTGGTTCAGGTGGTGCATTGGCTTTGGCTGCTGCTGATAAAGTTTGGATGTTTCAGCATGCGACTTATTCTGTTTTGTCACCCGAGGGTTTTGCGGCCATTCTTTGGAAGGATGCTAAGCGGGCTGACGAAGCAGCTGAATTACTTGGTTTGACACCAAAGATTTTATTAGACAAGCAGATCATCGATGCGATTATACCCGAAAGTGGTAATCATCGACGTGTTTTTGATGTCTTGCGTGCTCGGTTAGTTGCTCAATTAGACGAGTTAGCAGAGCTCACGCCTGATGAAATTGTGGCGCAAAGACGGGCCCGTTTCCGTGCTTTTTAA
- the accB gene encoding acetyl-CoA carboxylase biotin carboxyl carrier protein has product MGLSYDEVRALMDELENSSIREFEISEENFHLRMSKNEAAPVIAAAPALANNNGAGNNAAAVEEAAVNPLDKVAKPGVAIKAPLVGTVYLKPKPDAAPFKKVGDTVTVGEQVAIIEAMKLMTPVKSEVAGKIVKILVEDEQVVDFDKPLYIVEEG; this is encoded by the coding sequence ATGGGATTAAGTTATGACGAAGTTCGCGCTTTAATGGATGAATTAGAAAACTCATCCATTCGTGAATTTGAGATTTCAGAAGAAAATTTTCACTTGCGTATGAGCAAGAATGAAGCCGCACCGGTTATTGCAGCAGCACCAGCTCTTGCAAATAATAACGGTGCTGGTAACAACGCGGCTGCAGTTGAAGAAGCAGCTGTCAATCCGCTAGATAAGGTCGCCAAGCCAGGAGTGGCCATCAAAGCCCCTTTGGTTGGTACCGTTTATCTTAAGCCCAAGCCAGATGCAGCCCCATTCAAAAAGGTTGGGGATACGGTCACTGTCGGCGAACAAGTGGCCATCATCGAAGCAATGAAGCTGATGACACCAGTCAAGAGTGAAGTTGCCGGCAAAATCGTCAAAATATTAGTCGAGGACGAACAAGTGGTTGATTTTGATAAGCCACTTTACATCGTTGAAGAGGGCTAG
- the fabZ gene encoding 3-hydroxyacyl-ACP dehydratase FabZ — protein MSLLNTTEIMEILPHRYPMLMLDTVEELEPGVRAVAKKNITINEEIFQGHFPGDPTFPGALTIEALAQTGAVALLTLPEFKGKTAYFGGIKKARYRKMIRPGDTLTLEVTLDKLRGAIGSGKGVVYVDGKKATTAELTFIIGD, from the coding sequence ATGTCATTACTAAACACAACTGAAATTATGGAAATCTTGCCACACCGTTACCCAATGTTAATGTTGGATACAGTGGAGGAGTTAGAGCCAGGCGTGCGCGCAGTGGCGAAAAAGAATATTACGATTAATGAAGAAATCTTCCAGGGCCACTTTCCCGGTGACCCAACTTTTCCCGGTGCTTTGACAATTGAAGCCCTAGCCCAAACTGGGGCGGTTGCCTTATTGACACTGCCTGAATTTAAGGGCAAGACGGCCTATTTTGGTGGAATTAAGAAAGCCCGTTACCGTAAAATGATTCGTCCAGGCGACACCTTGACACTTGAAGTAACATTAGATAAGTTACGTGGCGCAATCGGTTCAGGAAAGGGTGTTGTTTACGTTGATGGTAAGAAAGCTACCACTGCGGAACTAACATTTATTATTGGTGACTAA
- the fabF gene encoding beta-ketoacyl-ACP synthase II, producing the protein MTRVVITGMGAITPVGNNVNEFLDGIYNGQVGLGPITHFDATETGISVAGEVKNYDPAERVGKREARKMDLFSQYGVHAASEALENAGLAVGFPNPERVGVVLGNGIGGLTTIQDNVIKMNEKGPRRVSPLFVPNGIPNMASGNISLRFGARGINYTISTACASATNAIGEAYLRIKAGMADIMISGGAEATVNAIGISGFAALTALSTESDPLKASTPFDVNRHGFVMGEGAGVLILESLESAQARGAEILAEVVGYGANSDAYHLTSPTPDGSGPAGSMKLALADAGLQPSDIDYVNAHGTATGANDAAEAKALELVFGKQGVLASSTKGMTGHLLGAAGAIEAIASIGAFTRGQVPVNVGMTEQDPATEGVLLVNDDNKYINAEYVLSANYGFGGHNAAVVFKKWSND; encoded by the coding sequence ATGACACGAGTAGTCATTACAGGAATGGGCGCAATTACCCCCGTTGGTAACAACGTTAACGAATTTTTGGATGGTATTTATAACGGCCAAGTGGGCTTAGGACCAATCACACACTTCGATGCCACTGAAACAGGTATCTCTGTTGCCGGTGAAGTTAAGAACTATGATCCAGCAGAACGTGTTGGTAAGCGTGAAGCTCGTAAGATGGACTTATTTTCTCAATACGGGGTCCACGCGGCTAGTGAAGCCTTAGAAAATGCTGGCTTGGCTGTTGGCTTCCCAAACCCTGAGCGGGTGGGTGTCGTGCTTGGTAACGGTATTGGTGGTTTGACGACAATCCAAGACAACGTTATCAAAATGAATGAAAAAGGTCCTCGTCGGGTGAGTCCACTCTTCGTGCCAAATGGTATTCCCAATATGGCTTCAGGTAATATTTCATTACGTTTTGGAGCCCGGGGCATTAACTACACGATTTCAACTGCCTGTGCCTCAGCGACGAACGCTATTGGTGAAGCCTACCTCCGGATTAAGGCTGGGATGGCTGATATCATGATTAGCGGTGGTGCAGAAGCCACCGTCAATGCCATTGGAATTTCAGGATTCGCTGCTTTAACGGCCTTATCAACTGAATCTGATCCATTGAAGGCTTCAACGCCGTTTGACGTGAATCGCCATGGTTTTGTCATGGGTGAAGGTGCCGGTGTTTTGATCCTGGAATCACTTGAAAGTGCTCAAGCCCGGGGTGCCGAGATTTTAGCTGAAGTCGTTGGTTATGGTGCTAATTCAGACGCCTACCATTTGACTAGTCCAACGCCTGACGGTAGCGGCCCTGCTGGTTCAATGAAGTTGGCGCTAGCTGATGCTGGTTTGCAACCAAGTGACATTGATTATGTCAACGCCCATGGTACTGCAACTGGAGCAAATGATGCTGCCGAAGCCAAGGCCTTGGAGTTGGTCTTTGGCAAGCAGGGTGTCTTGGCGTCTTCAACCAAAGGGATGACTGGTCACCTGTTAGGTGCCGCGGGTGCGATCGAAGCGATCGCCTCGATTGGAGCATTTACACGGGGACAAGTACCTGTTAATGTTGGTATGACGGAGCAAGATCCTGCAACTGAAGGTGTATTATTGGTTAATGATGATAACAAATACATTAATGCCGAATATGTGCTTTCAGCTAATTATGGCTTTGGTGGTCACAATGCTGCCGTTGTCTTTAAGAAGTGGAGCAATGATTAA
- the fabG gene encoding 3-oxoacyl-ACP reductase FabG has translation MDLIGKVVLVTGSVRGIGLAIAKAFDAAGARVILHSRKGASPELLAEFSEGTLSIAADVADAAAVNTALEEVYEQVEQIDVLVNNAGITKDTLAVRMSTADFAEVVNTNLIGTFNVTQPVFTKMLKAKKGGAIINMASVVGLMGNAGQANYAASKAGVVGLTKSLAKEGAKRHVRVNAIAPGMITSDMTAVLSEKQTEAILSNTPLGRFGEPAEIAQTALFLVQNEYITGQTITVDGGLYI, from the coding sequence ATGGATTTAATCGGGAAAGTCGTTTTAGTGACCGGATCGGTTCGTGGCATTGGCTTAGCAATCGCCAAAGCCTTTGACGCAGCTGGCGCTCGTGTGATTTTGCATAGCCGTAAAGGTGCTTCACCAGAATTATTAGCGGAGTTCTCAGAAGGAACGCTATCAATCGCAGCTGATGTTGCAGATGCTGCGGCAGTGAATACTGCTTTAGAAGAAGTCTATGAACAGGTTGAGCAGATTGATGTATTGGTTAACAATGCCGGTATTACCAAGGATACTTTGGCGGTACGTATGAGCACGGCTGATTTTGCTGAAGTCGTGAACACAAATCTGATTGGCACGTTCAATGTCACCCAACCGGTGTTTACCAAGATGTTGAAGGCGAAGAAAGGGGGTGCCATCATTAATATGGCCTCCGTCGTTGGTTTGATGGGTAATGCTGGTCAAGCAAACTACGCTGCCTCGAAGGCGGGTGTGGTTGGCTTAACCAAGTCATTAGCGAAAGAAGGCGCCAAACGTCACGTGCGGGTTAACGCCATCGCACCAGGTATGATTACTTCTGATATGACCGCTGTTTTGTCAGAGAAGCAAACAGAAGCCATTCTAAGCAACACCCCACTGGGCCGTTTTGGCGAACCAGCTGAAATTGCACAAACTGCCTTGTTTTTGGTACAAAATGAGTACATTACTGGCCAAACAATCACGGTTGATGGTGGTCTTTATATCTAG
- the accD gene encoding acetyl-CoA carboxylase, carboxyltransferase subunit beta, with amino-acid sequence MDLFNKDPKPAPTIMRDRSINDRIPDGLFLACPYCGAQSYSKQLGPFRVCQNCGYGFRLQAHERVDLLTDSFDETNADLKLGAVTFPGYQEKLDRARQQTDLQDSILTGIATIGEYRFALGVMDSYFIMGSLGTITGEKITLMFEQATRDRLPVVLFTASGGARMQEGINSLMQMAKVSAAVAEHSEAGLLFIVVLTDPTTGGVSASFANQGDITLAEPHALIGFAGKRVIEQTIHEKLPDDFQRAETVLEHGFIDAIIDRRALKETLAQLIGLHAQEVR; translated from the coding sequence ATGGATTTATTCAATAAGGACCCTAAACCAGCTCCCACCATTATGCGTGATCGCTCAATTAATGATCGCATACCAGATGGTTTGTTTTTAGCCTGTCCATATTGTGGTGCGCAGAGTTACTCCAAACAGTTAGGTCCATTCCGGGTTTGTCAGAATTGTGGTTATGGTTTTCGCTTGCAAGCGCATGAACGGGTCGACTTGTTGACTGATAGCTTTGATGAAACGAATGCGGATTTGAAGTTAGGTGCAGTGACTTTTCCTGGCTATCAAGAAAAATTGGATCGTGCGCGTCAACAAACTGATTTGCAAGATTCCATCTTAACGGGAATTGCGACCATTGGTGAATACCGGTTTGCCTTGGGCGTGATGGACTCATATTTCATCATGGGTTCATTGGGTACTATTACTGGTGAAAAAATCACACTGATGTTTGAACAAGCAACACGTGACCGGTTACCAGTAGTCTTGTTTACTGCGTCTGGTGGTGCCCGGATGCAAGAAGGTATTAATTCTTTGATGCAGATGGCAAAAGTATCAGCTGCGGTTGCTGAACACAGTGAAGCAGGGTTACTTTTCATTGTGGTCTTAACTGATCCAACGACTGGTGGCGTATCTGCGTCATTCGCCAATCAAGGTGATATCACTTTGGCAGAGCCACATGCTTTGATTGGGTTTGCTGGTAAGCGGGTGATCGAACAAACGATTCATGAGAAGTTACCAGACGATTTTCAACGCGCCGAAACGGTACTTGAACATGGGTTTATTGATGCCATTATTGATCGGCGTGCGTTGAAGGAGACTTTGGCACAGCTGATTGGATTACATGCTCAGGAGGTGCGCTAA
- a CDS encoding nitronate monooxygenase: protein MAVNISNPLFEKLGMKYPIIQGGMAWAGTGHLAGSVSEAGGLGIIGTGYWHAEQVRAEIHRAREVTDKPFGVNVMLMSRHIREVFDVIIEEGIKVVATGAGDPSPFLEELHQHDIIVIPVVPSVAMARMMEKKGVDAVVAEGMESGGHIGMLTTMTLVPQVVDAVSIPVIAAGGMADGRGVAAAYMLGASGVQMGTRFLASEESEIHQNFKDAVIKAKDVDTLVTGELIGNRARVLKTKMSKAFVKQERELVMQPVMDADAREKLENGSLRNAVIDGDKENGAFMAGQISGLVHEIKPVAQILDDIWTEAYELLDSGIQK, encoded by the coding sequence ATGGCAGTAAATATTAGCAACCCGTTGTTTGAAAAATTGGGCATGAAGTATCCAATTATTCAAGGCGGTATGGCTTGGGCTGGTACGGGACACTTAGCTGGATCAGTTTCTGAAGCCGGTGGTCTAGGGATCATTGGCACGGGCTACTGGCACGCTGAGCAAGTTCGTGCCGAAATTCATCGGGCCCGTGAAGTGACGGATAAGCCTTTTGGCGTCAATGTGATGCTGATGTCACGGCACATTCGTGAAGTTTTTGATGTCATTATCGAAGAAGGCATTAAAGTTGTGGCAACTGGTGCTGGTGATCCATCACCTTTCCTTGAGGAATTGCACCAACATGACATTATCGTAATTCCCGTGGTTCCTTCGGTCGCCATGGCTCGCATGATGGAGAAAAAAGGAGTCGATGCGGTCGTCGCTGAAGGGATGGAGTCTGGTGGTCACATTGGTATGTTGACGACGATGACACTTGTACCACAGGTAGTTGACGCCGTGTCCATTCCAGTGATTGCCGCCGGTGGTATGGCTGATGGTCGCGGAGTCGCGGCCGCCTATATGCTTGGTGCCAGTGGTGTCCAAATGGGTACCCGGTTCTTGGCGTCTGAAGAATCAGAAATTCACCAAAATTTCAAAGACGCTGTCATTAAGGCAAAGGACGTTGATACTTTAGTGACCGGTGAACTGATTGGGAATCGGGCCCGGGTTTTGAAGACTAAAATGTCAAAGGCTTTTGTTAAGCAAGAACGTGAATTGGTTATGCAACCTGTCATGGATGCAGATGCACGGGAAAAGCTTGAAAATGGGTCATTGCGTAACGCAGTGATCGATGGTGACAAGGAAAACGGTGCCTTCATGGCTGGTCAAATTTCAGGTTTAGTGCATGAAATTAAGCCAGTGGCACAAATTCTGGATGATATCTGGACAGAGGCTTATGAGCTGCTAGATAGTGGTATCCAGAAGTAA